The following is a genomic window from Vibrio cyclitrophicus.
CAGACATATTCAAACATTCAGAATTAACTCGAAATACGCCAAAGCGAGCGCTAGCAACGCTTCTAGAGCAAGAATACGTAAACGATTGCGAAAAAATTGTGCGAATGCTGTACCCAGAGGTTGATAAGCAACTTTCATGGCTGCTACAATACGCGCCGTCGAGATTGACTGGTACAGGTTCGTGCGTTTTTGCTGAATTTAGCAGCAAAAAAGAGGCCGAATCGGTACGAGAACAACTGCCTGACACAGTTTCCGCGTTTATCGCGAAAGGTCGAAACATTTCACCTTTAAAAGAAACTTTGGCTGAATACCAATCAGCCCACCCACAATCTATTTAAAACTGGACGCAACCCGAGGTTTCCACCGTGCCTGATATGAAGCTATTTGCTGGTAACGCAACACCTGAACTAGCCCAACGTATTGCTGATCGTCTATACATCTCTCTTGGCGATGCTACCGTAGACCGTTTTTCTGATGGCGAAGTCGCTGTTCAAATCAATGAAAACGTTCGTGGTAGCGATGTATTCCTGATTCAATCAACTTGTGCACCAACCAATGACAACCTTATGGAGTTGGTGGTAATGATTGACGCAATGCGCCGTGCTTCTGCTGGCCGTATTACTGCTGTAATCCCTTACTTCGGTTATGCCCGTCAAGATCGTCGTGTACGTTCTGCTCGTGTGCCTATTACTGCAAAAGTTGTTGCAGACTTCCTTTCTAACGTTGGTGTTGACCGCGTTCTTACTATCGACCTACACGCAGAGCAAATCCAAGGCTTCTTCGATGTGCCTGTTGATAACATCTTCGGCACTCCAGTTCTTCTAGAAGACATGGCGAACCGTGGCCTAGAAAACCCAGTTGTGGTTTCTCCAGACCTTGGTGGTGTTGTACGTGCTCGTGCTACAGCTAAAGCGCTAGGTGATGTTGATATCGCTATCGTTGATAAGCGTCGTCCACGTGCTAACGTTTCAGAAGTAATGAACCTTATCGGTGACGTTGAAGGCCGTGACTGTGTGATCGTTGATGACATGATCGATACTGGTGGCACACTGTGTAAAGCAGCTGAAGCGCTAAAAGAGCGCGGTGCAAAGCGTGTATTCGCTTACGCAACTCACGCTGTTTTCTCTGGTACTGCTGCGAACAACATCAAGAACTCTGTTCTAGACCAAGTTATCGTAACCGATTCGATCTCTCTATCTCCAGAGATGGCTGCGACTGGTAAAGTGACAACACTTAGCCTTTCTCGCATGCTAGCTGAAGCGATTCGTCGTATCAGCAACGAAGAATCAATCTCAGCGATGTTCAACTAATCAAAGCTCTATAGTTTTTACAAAAGCTTTGTTTTAGTCACTCGTTAGAGAAAGACATTAAGCACTTCATTAAATGAAGTGCTTTTTTTATATCTGGTGTCTGTTATTTATCACAACTGGGAATAATCATGTTGCTATCAGCTAGCTCGCACCTTTTTCATAAATTGTGATATCATACGGCGCTTTTTGAAATCCCAAGAGAGATCCATACCTTGAGCCAACAAATAAAACTTCTCGTTGGACTGGCTAATCCAGGTCCAGAATACGCCAAAACTCGCCACAACGCGGGTGCTTGGGTAGTTGAAGAATTAGCACGTGTACATAACGTGACACTAAAGAACGAACCAAAGTTCTTTGGCCTAACGGGTCGTATAATGGTTCACGGTGAAGATCTTCGTTTGCTGATCCCAACGACTTTCATGAATTTGTCAGGCAAAGCTGTTGCAGCCCTGGCAAAATTCTACCAAATTAAACCAGAAGAGATCATGGTCGCTCACGACGAGTTAGACCTACCTCCTGGTATTGGAAAGTTTAAAAAAGGCGGTGGTCATGGCGGACATAATGGTCTGAAAGACATCATCAGCAAACAGGGGAACAATAAAGAATTCTATCGTCTTAGATTAGGCATTGGCCATCCAGGACACAAAGATAAAGTTGCAGGTTATGTATTAGGTAAAGCTCCAGCGAAAGAGCAAGAGTGTATCGAGGCTGTCGTTGACGAATCGGTTCGCAGCCTAGACATCTTATTAAAAGATGGCCTACCAAAAGCACAAAATCGCTTACATACGTTCAAAGCAGAATAAGGTTTATATCATGGGTTTTAAATGTGGCATCGTTGGTCTACCAAACGTTGGTAAGTCAACTCTGTTTAACGCACTGACTAAAGCAGGCATCGAAGCAGCAAACTTTCCATTTTGTACAATCGAACCAAACACAGGTATCGTTCCGGTTCCAGATCTACGCTTAGATGCATTAGCAAAAATTGTTAATCCACAGAAGATCCTTCCAACGACAATGGAGTTCGTAGATATCGCAGGCCTAGTTGCTGGCGCTTCTAAAGGTGAAGGTCTTGGTAACAAATTCCTAGCTAACATCCGTGAAACTGACGCTATCGGTCACGTTGTACGCTGCTTTGAGAATGAAAACATTGTTCACGTTGCTGGCAAAGTATCTCCAATTGAAGATATAGAAGTGATCAACCTTGAACTTGCACTGGCTGACTTAGACAGCTGTGAACGTGCAATTCAACGTAACGCGAAGAAAGCAAAAGGCGGCGACAAAGACGCTAAATTCGAAATCACTGTACTAGAAAAGCTACTTCCTGTCCTAACTGAAGGTGGCATGGCGCGTACTGTTGAACTAGGCAAAGAAGAAGCGGCAGCAATCGGCTACCTTAACTTCCTGACACTTAAGCCAACAATGTACATCGCAAACGTTGCGGAAGATGGTTTTGAAAATAACCCATACCTAGACGCTGTTCGTGAATACGCTGAAAACGAAAATAATGTAGTTGTTGCTGTTTGTGCGGCAATCGAATCAGAGCTTTCTGAGCTTGACGATGAAGATCGCGAAGAGTTTCTAGCGGATATGGGTATCGAAGAACCAGGTCTTAACCGAGTGATCCGCTCTGGTTACGAACTACTGACTCTTCAAACTTACTTTACAGCTGGCGTTAAAGAAGTTCGCGCTTGGACTATCCCTGTTGGTGCAACTGCGCCACAAGCCGCAGGTAAGATCCACACAGACTTCGAGAAAGGTTTCATCCGTGCTGAAGTAGTTGGGTTTGATCACTTCATCGAATTTAACGGTGAGAGCGGCGCTAAAGATGCAGGTAAATGGCGTCTTGAAGGTAAAGAATACATCGTTAAAGATGGTGACGTGGTTCACTTCCGCTTCAACGTATAATTCAGATTAAACATCTAGAAAAAGGCCAGTGAATTCACTGGCCTTTTTGTTTTTCCCCTTTAGAAATAGTCCTGCACCAGAAACTTAACTTCCTATATATAT
Proteins encoded in this region:
- the pth gene encoding aminoacyl-tRNA hydrolase, whose amino-acid sequence is MSQQIKLLVGLANPGPEYAKTRHNAGAWVVEELARVHNVTLKNEPKFFGLTGRIMVHGEDLRLLIPTTFMNLSGKAVAALAKFYQIKPEEIMVAHDELDLPPGIGKFKKGGGHGGHNGLKDIISKQGNNKEFYRLRLGIGHPGHKDKVAGYVLGKAPAKEQECIEAVVDESVRSLDILLKDGLPKAQNRLHTFKAE
- a CDS encoding ribose-phosphate pyrophosphokinase — translated: MPDMKLFAGNATPELAQRIADRLYISLGDATVDRFSDGEVAVQINENVRGSDVFLIQSTCAPTNDNLMELVVMIDAMRRASAGRITAVIPYFGYARQDRRVRSARVPITAKVVADFLSNVGVDRVLTIDLHAEQIQGFFDVPVDNIFGTPVLLEDMANRGLENPVVVSPDLGGVVRARATAKALGDVDIAIVDKRRPRANVSEVMNLIGDVEGRDCVIVDDMIDTGGTLCKAAEALKERGAKRVFAYATHAVFSGTAANNIKNSVLDQVIVTDSISLSPEMAATGKVTTLSLSRMLAEAIRRISNEESISAMFN
- the ychF gene encoding redox-regulated ATPase YchF, translated to MGFKCGIVGLPNVGKSTLFNALTKAGIEAANFPFCTIEPNTGIVPVPDLRLDALAKIVNPQKILPTTMEFVDIAGLVAGASKGEGLGNKFLANIRETDAIGHVVRCFENENIVHVAGKVSPIEDIEVINLELALADLDSCERAIQRNAKKAKGGDKDAKFEITVLEKLLPVLTEGGMARTVELGKEEAAAIGYLNFLTLKPTMYIANVAEDGFENNPYLDAVREYAENENNVVVAVCAAIESELSELDDEDREEFLADMGIEEPGLNRVIRSGYELLTLQTYFTAGVKEVRAWTIPVGATAPQAAGKIHTDFEKGFIRAEVVGFDHFIEFNGESGAKDAGKWRLEGKEYIVKDGDVVHFRFNV